The genome window TAAGAGTAATTGCTCATGGCTTGCTTTTTAGCGGTTGAATAATCAGTGGTGGCGGGCGCTTGGGTTATTTTTGCAATGCGCAGCACATACACGCCCGATTCTCCGGCAACGGGCTTGGAGGTTTCATTCTGCTTCATAGTAAACAAGGGTCCGTATAATTTAGATTCCCTTCCCACCTTGGGAATGGAATAGGAGGAGAATGTTGCGCCTTCTGCCGAATTAATGTGGAGGTTCATTTTGGCAGCGTACTCATCGAGGGTTTTGGCGTTGAGTTTGTTGAACTCTTCCGAAATCATTTCGCCTTTCTTCGTTTTCTTCGCGCCAAATTCTATTTCATCTTTCCGTTGTTCTATGGTTGCGAAGCCCTCTTCGCGTATTTCGGCAAGATGCCCCACCACATATTTATCGCCCATGTTGAAAGGAGTGGTGCTCACTTCTCCGTTCTTGGCATTGAATGCCCACCGGATTACTTCGCGCGGGTTTTCCAGCCCTGCAATTGTTTTATCCGATTCCTTCAGCGGGTCGGCAACGCGCACAATGAGATGAGATTGTTCTGCGCCTTTTGAAAAGGTTTCGGTGGTGTGGTATTTCTCTATGAAATCATTCACCGTGTTGAAAACATCCTGCCGTGTTTTTGTTCCGGGCTCCACTTTGCGGTCAATGGTTGCCACTGCGGTTTTCAGGGTGGGCGTTGTCTGGTCAAGAATTTCTATGAGATGGTAACCGAACTGCGAAAGTGCAACGGGCAAATCGCCTTTCTTTCCGTGGAAGCAGGCATCCTGAAATTCGGGCACCATTTTTCCGGCAGTGAACCAGCCGAGCGTTCCGCCCGAATCCCTGCTTCCGGCATCTTCCGAAAACTTTTTTGCCATCTCTTCGAAGTTATGTTTCTTTTGAATCACGCTTTTGATGCTGTCAATTCTTGCTTTGGCTTTTATTTTTCCGAGAGAATCCTTGGGAGCAACTTTCAGAAGAATGTGCCGCGCTTTCACCGAGTCGGGTGTGGTTTCATGAGCAATCACTTTGCATAAATGATACGCATCGTTCTCAACATATATGGGAAGAATGCTTCCTTTCTCCGATGCGTGCGCAAGCGAATCAATCTGGAAGGGAAGTTTTCCTTTTCCGTAAAGCGTGGTGTCATACGACCGCTGGTCGGCTTCGCGCACCACGAAGAGCGAGTCCTCTTTTTTATTTTTTATTTTTCCCCAGTCCTCTTCCGTTTTGTCGAGTTGTGTTTTCACTTCATCGTAATCGGCTTGCGTGGGCTTCAAATCAAAAATCACGTATTCAAATTTGCGCGAAGCATCCTGCTTGAATTTAGTTTTGTTCTCGTTGTAATACTTCAGCAAATCCTGTTCGTTAACTTTCACGGTGGAATCTGAAATGGAAGAATAGGGTTTCACCAGGTAGTTGAAGTCAACCGTGCGGTTGAGGTTTTCGTAATCGGTTTTCGCCTGCGCGGTGGTAACGTACAATCCTTTTTTGATAAGCGCCATGTATTTGCTTTCCATTTTTACATCGGGAAGCGCCTGCTGAAATTCCACCCATTGATTCCACTCGGCAGGGTATTGCTCTTTGTATTTTGCCAGCGTGTCATCGTATCGCTTCACTGCCTGCGCGCTTAATTGCCCTGTGCGCGGGTCGCGCATGAACTGGGCAACCTGCCCGGTATTGGGGTCGGTGAAATGCTGAATCACTATAGGGTCGGGCTCGGTGCCGAGCAACAGGTCTTTCACTTCGTTTTCGGAAACAGAAATTCCTGCTTTGCGGTATTGCGGCTTGAGCGCAATGTCGTTCACGTATTTTTCCCACACGCGGTCGCGAATCTGGTTCATGGTTTCGTCATCGAGGGCAACTTGTTTCTTCCGCTCCTTCAGCATTTCTGCAGTGCGCTGCACTTCATTGTCGAATTCAATCAAACTGACGGAGGTTCCTGAAATTTCTCCTGCCGATTGCTCGGATTGAAACAATCCTCTGCCTTTGAATAAAAAATCTCCGAGAACAAATGCGAGCAGCGCAATAAAAATAATGACTGCGATGAGCGCTCCCCGTTTACGAATGCTTCCGATGACTGCCATAGTTAAATGTTTTGCCTTAAATCCCTGAAGGGACTTTGAGCAGGTGTTTTATTTGATGAATGTTGATTTTCATTTTTTGTATTTCTCCCTTTAGGGTTGGGGCGAATTAGTTTTTCTTCCTTCCATAATCATAATCACGATGAGTGCAAACAACGTGGCGGCAAACGCTGCCACCGTTACAATCAGCCAGCGCACGGGGTATGCTTTCTTGTCAGATGGAAACGGCTTCACCACCACGTTTGTGTACGTAAGTTTTTTTTCCGAATCGTTCACCACCGTATTGTATTGCGAAAGAAGTTTTGCATATTCAGCGGTTGACTGGCTGAGATGCTCCTGCAGTTCGTAAAATTTTCCTCCGCGCTCTTCCAGATTGCGGAGCGCATCGGTGAGTTCGTTTATTTTTTTCTCGTTGCCTGTGGCAAGCGTGCGGTAATATTCTTTTGAAAGTTCGCGGCTCTGCGCTTTGTAATCAATGATGCCGAATTTCACTCCGAGTTCTTTCAGCGCGGTGTTGATGGAATCAATCTGCGTTTGCTTGTTTTTCATCTGGTCGGAAAATATTTTCACCAGTTCTCTCGATTTTTCTTTGTTCATCTTAAGCGTAAATGCATTGAAGGCGTTTATCATTTCATTTATCATATCGCTGGCAACCTGCGCGTCAATGTCAAGCACTTCAATTTTCACCGCTTCGTATTCGGTTTTCTTTATGGAAACATTTTCATTATAGATACTCAGCAGTTCATTGTGAATCGTTGAACTGGCAGAATCCAATTTATAATGCTGAACCAAATGAAAATAATCTGCCACGTGATTAAAAATGCTGTCTGACTGAAACAACTGAAGCATTTGCTCGGTGGGAGATTCCTGGCTATAAGGCATCAGGTTGGAAGGATAAATGATGGCGGTGGATTTATATTTCGGCTTGATGAAAAACGGAGAAGAAAAAATTGCCGAGAGCGCAATGGCAAGCGCAATCACCACTGTGAGCGTGACTTTCCATTTCAGTAGTATGTTCAGCAAATCAAAGTTTTTCATCTGCACTTATTCTTGACCGATTGTTTGTTTTAGTTTTTTTATGTTTTCGAAAAGCGCAATTGCCAGCACTGAAATTATCAGCGATGACAAGGTTGCTATGGTAACAATTATCCACCGCACCGGATACGATTTTTTTTCTGCGGGAAACGCTTTGTCCACCACAAACTTTTCAGAGATGTTTTGCTGCGCATCTACTTTTGCCTGTTCGTATTTTTCTTTCAGCAGATTGGATTGCTCGCGCATGCGGTATAAATCATCGCGCAGCGCCATGTAGGAGGTTCCATAGGCGGAAAGCGTTTTTATTTTTTGTTCGAGTTCCGCAGCAGCACCTGTTTTTCCTTCCACAATGGCTTTGCCGAGCGCTTCGTTCAACCGTTCTGCCTGCGATTCGTAATCGTTCACGCCCAGCAGCATGAGTTTATGCAATGAATCTTCTTTAGCTCTTATTTCATGTTGAAGCGAACTGTATTCCTTCTCCACAATTTTGAATGCGTCAATGGCGCGGTTGCGTTTCATGTGCACCATTGTGGAATCATAGAGCGCGGCAATATCGTTGGCAATGTTCGATGCCATTTGCGGGTCGTGGTCGAGCACTTCAATTTTCACCGACATGTATTCGGTTTTCCTGAACTGAATGTTGTCATCGTATTCATTTCGCAAAAGCGTGCGCTTGTACGGATTGTCTTTTTCAATTCCGTAATGCTCGCCCAATTTATATTTGCTCACAATGCGGTCGCGGATTTCT of Bacteroidota bacterium contains these proteins:
- a CDS encoding peptidylprolyl isomerase; the encoded protein is MAVIGSIRKRGALIAVIIFIALLAFVLGDFLFKGRGLFQSEQSAGEISGTSVSLIEFDNEVQRTAEMLKERKKQVALDDETMNQIRDRVWEKYVNDIALKPQYRKAGISVSENEVKDLLLGTEPDPIVIQHFTDPNTGQVAQFMRDPRTGQLSAQAVKRYDDTLAKYKEQYPAEWNQWVEFQQALPDVKMESKYMALIKKGLYVTTAQAKTDYENLNRTVDFNYLVKPYSSISDSTVKVNEQDLLKYYNENKTKFKQDASRKFEYVIFDLKPTQADYDEVKTQLDKTEEDWGKIKNKKEDSLFVVREADQRSYDTTLYGKGKLPFQIDSLAHASEKGSILPIYVENDAYHLCKVIAHETTPDSVKARHILLKVAPKDSLGKIKAKARIDSIKSVIQKKHNFEEMAKKFSEDAGSRDSGGTLGWFTAGKMVPEFQDACFHGKKGDLPVALSQFGYHLIEILDQTTPTLKTAVATIDRKVEPGTKTRQDVFNTVNDFIEKYHTTETFSKGAEQSHLIVRVADPLKESDKTIAGLENPREVIRWAFNAKNGEVSTTPFNMGDKYVVGHLAEIREEGFATIEQRKDEIEFGAKKTKKGEMISEEFNKLNAKTLDEYAAKMNLHINSAEGATFSSYSIPKVGRESKLYGPLFTMKQNETSKPVAGESGVYVLRIAKITQAPATTDYSTAKKQAMSNYSYRADMEPIEAIKKKAEIKDNRAKFF